One Methylophaga marina DNA window includes the following coding sequences:
- a CDS encoding HsdM family class I SAM-dependent methyltransferase: MPPEHRTTIPVDASEHEKLKIQQQDEEKHGIDRKDLRWSEFKHKPAEEMLTHVQLKVFPFLKDLNGTESNFTHHMRNAVFIIPKPSLLVEAIKTIDEIFLIMEKDAEKGQNFQDIQGDVYEFLLSEIASAGKNGQFRTPRHIIKLMADLVQPKLGHKIADPACGTSGFLLGAYQYIVTQLAINAGTKDLKPDEDGFVRTSVASTLTPEAQAILDASLFGFDIDGTMVRLGLMNLMMHGIDEPQIDYKDTLSKSFDEEGQYNIIMANPPFTGNIDKGDINERFQSGTTKSELLFLENIYHLLIKGGTAGVIIPQGVLFGSGKAFKYIRQLLVDRCDLKAVITIPSGVFKPYAGVSTAILIFTKVWDAQDKVTKPATEYTWFYEMQSDGYSLDDKRTKQEGFGDLQDIVAKYHARNPETDCEDRAINDEHKCFMVPRAEIAAEDSYDLQLARYKTDVFEEVKYEAASVILDRLIQAEVGEANEYDLANVKGGILKKLLELKEMIG, from the coding sequence GTGCCACCTGAGCATCGGACAACCATACCAGTTGATGCATCAGAGCATGAAAAGTTAAAAATTCAGCAGCAAGATGAAGAAAAGCACGGCATTGACCGAAAAGACTTGCGTTGGAGTGAATTCAAGCACAAACCAGCCGAAGAGATGCTTACACATGTACAGCTCAAAGTCTTTCCATTTCTAAAAGACTTAAATGGCACCGAGTCTAACTTTACGCATCATATGCGTAATGCCGTATTTATTATTCCCAAACCTTCTTTGCTGGTGGAGGCAATCAAAACCATTGATGAGATATTTCTCATTATGGAAAAAGATGCAGAAAAAGGGCAAAACTTTCAGGATATCCAAGGGGATGTCTATGAGTTTTTGCTTTCTGAAATAGCCAGCGCTGGTAAAAATGGTCAGTTCCGTACCCCTCGCCATATCATCAAGCTCATGGCTGATCTGGTGCAGCCGAAACTGGGTCATAAAATAGCGGATCCAGCTTGTGGTACCTCTGGGTTTTTATTGGGTGCCTACCAATATATTGTTACTCAATTGGCTATCAATGCAGGGACTAAAGATCTCAAGCCAGATGAAGATGGCTTTGTCCGTACTTCGGTTGCTTCAACACTGACACCAGAAGCACAGGCCATTCTCGATGCGTCTTTATTCGGTTTTGATATTGATGGCACTATGGTGCGGTTGGGCTTAATGAACCTGATGATGCACGGTATTGACGAGCCACAAATTGATTATAAAGACACCTTAAGCAAAAGCTTTGATGAAGAGGGACAGTACAACATCATCATGGCGAATCCGCCTTTTACCGGTAATATCGACAAAGGCGATATTAACGAGCGTTTTCAATCCGGTACCACCAAATCCGAATTGCTGTTTTTGGAAAATATATATCACCTGCTAATAAAAGGTGGTACCGCCGGTGTGATCATTCCACAAGGCGTGTTGTTTGGCAGTGGCAAAGCGTTTAAATATATTCGTCAGTTACTAGTTGACCGCTGCGATTTAAAAGCCGTGATCACCATACCCAGTGGGGTATTCAAGCCCTATGCGGGGGTCAGCACCGCGATTTTGATATTCACTAAAGTCTGGGATGCACAAGATAAAGTCACTAAGCCTGCTACTGAATACACCTGGTTTTATGAAATGCAGTCTGATGGTTATTCATTGGACGATAAACGTACTAAGCAGGAAGGTTTTGGTGACTTGCAGGATATCGTAGCTAAATATCATGCCCGTAACCCAGAAACGGACTGTGAAGACCGCGCCATCAACGATGAGCATAAATGCTTTATGGTGCCACGTGCTGAGATTGCAGCTGAAGATTCTTATGACCTTCAATTAGCACGATATAAAACAGATGTATTTGAAGAGGTGAAATACGAAGCGGCCAGTGTGATTTTAGATCGACTGATTCAAGCTGAAGTAGGTGAGGCTAATGAATATGATTTGGCTAATGTGAAAGGTGGAATATTAAAAAAACTGCTGGAATTAAAGGAGATGATTGGATGA
- a CDS encoding type I restriction-modification system subunit M N-terminal domain-containing protein has translation MLQNNPELKSKIDQLWNKFWAGGISNPLTAIEQITYLLFMKRLDELDQKSLQMLNGREKAINQNLQINGCHLSIGQPYQLMHQSMKS, from the coding sequence ATGTTACAAAATAACCCCGAACTTAAAAGCAAAATCGATCAGCTCTGGAATAAATTCTGGGCCGGTGGTATTTCAAATCCTCTCACGGCCATTGAGCAAATCACCTATTTGCTGTTCATGAAACGCTTGGATGAACTGGATCAAAAAAGCTTGCAGATGCTGAATGGTCGGGAGAAAGCTATCAATCAAAATTTGCAGATAAATGGGTGCCACCTGAGCATCGGACAACCATACCAGTTGATGCATCAGAGCATGAAAAGTTAA
- a CDS encoding restriction endonuclease subunit S, translating into MSTELESFSDAIKFRGVGSRGLPKSEYLNEGNYPVIGQGAQYIEGWTNRDDLVINPSPSLVLYGGHTRRAKYVDQPFVPGPNVKILEAKEKTQIDHKYLFYFLSGLKIKSRGYADHFTEVKQCSIPIVALDDQKRIVSLLDKVDDLIVERKQYLHQLDELVKSVFLEMFGDPVRNEKGWGKKPFEKLLKNIESGKSPKCEAREAGENEWGFSNLVRLQVVLLKGTKIRPYRVKHR; encoded by the coding sequence ATGAGTACGGAACTCGAATCATTTAGTGATGCCATTAAATTTCGAGGAGTTGGTTCCCGTGGTTTACCAAAGTCTGAATATCTTAATGAAGGAAATTACCCCGTAATTGGACAGGGTGCTCAATATATAGAAGGGTGGACAAACAGAGATGACTTGGTAATCAATCCTTCTCCAAGTTTGGTTCTATATGGAGGGCATACCCGCCGAGCTAAATATGTAGATCAACCTTTCGTCCCAGGTCCAAACGTTAAAATTCTTGAAGCAAAAGAAAAAACACAGATTGATCACAAGTATCTTTTTTATTTTCTTTCAGGACTTAAAATTAAAAGTCGAGGTTATGCTGATCATTTTACAGAAGTGAAGCAATGTTCAATACCAATAGTGGCACTCGATGACCAAAAACGTATTGTTAGCTTACTTGACAAGGTAGATGACTTAATTGTCGAACGCAAGCAATATCTGCATCAACTTGATGAATTAGTTAAAAGCGTGTTTTTGGAGATGTTTGGTGATCCTGTTCGTAATGAGAAAGGGTGGGGTAAGAAGCCTTTTGAGAAACTTCTAAAAAATATTGAAAGTGGAAAAAGCCCTAAATGTGAAGCTCGTGAAGCCGGTGAGAACGAATGGGGGTTCTCAAACTTGGTGCGGTTACAAGTTGTACTTTTAAAGGGAACGAAAATAAGGCCTTACCGAGTCAAACACCGCTGA